In Populus trichocarpa isolate Nisqually-1 chromosome 7, P.trichocarpa_v4.1, whole genome shotgun sequence, the following proteins share a genomic window:
- the LOC18101027 gene encoding uncharacterized protein LOC18101027, which produces MASVPHFHSDYHFSPDEFSEISSVMDQDHRYARTGSFSSTNMSSGAISSPSGGAKLGEHQDHSFPTFYDHKNCGALDIFQGESEIMSPIPATNSMPEIFGISDMVVPTWMDYKMGSNGGIAKIENFSCGFQISDVCEYGEDCDGFSPNFTPVICPAGEENWARTFFRLEYNLITAKESTDMAKVGRYTVEERKDRISRYLKKRNQRNFNKTIKYACRKTLADRRVRVRGRFARNNEIFEEETEVKKDDDSIPYLRHGKETYCTSNAVQIKNDDDDDEQWLQEALASLVYVPPYIAG; this is translated from the exons ATGGCTTCCGTTCCTCATTTCCATTCTGATTATCACTTTTCTCCAGATGAATTTTCAGAGATTTCATCTGTAATGGATCAAGATCATAGATATGCTAGAACCGGTTCATTTTCTAGCACAAATATGTCAAGTGGTGCAATTTCTAGTCCTAGTGGTGGAGCAAAGTTGGGTGAGCATCAAGATCATAGCTTTCCAACGTTTTATGATCATAAAAATTGTGGTGCCCTTGATATTTTTCAAGGGGAATCTGAGATCATGTCGCCGATTCCAGCAACGAATTCAATGCCTGAAATATTTGGGATTTCTGATATGGTTGTGCCCACATGGATGGATTATAAAATGGGGTCTAATGGTGGCATTGCCAAAATTGAGAATTTTAGTTGCGGATTTCAAATATCGGATGTGTGTGAATATGGGGAGGATTGTGATGGTTTTTCGCCAAATTTTACGCCTGTGATCTGTCCTGCTGGTGAAGAAAATTGGGCACGCACATTTTTT AGGCTGGAATACAACCTAATAACAGCCAAAGAAAGCACCGATATGGCCAAGGTTGGCCGGTACACGGTGGAAGAGAGGAAAGACAGAATTTCAAGGTATTTGAAGAAGAGAAACCAAAGGAACTTTAACAAGACCATCAAG TATGCTTGCCGAAAAACCCTAGCTGACCGCAGAGTTCGCGTTCGCGGGAGATTTGCTAGGAACAATGaaatatttgaagaagaaaCTGAGGTTAAGAAGGATGATGATAGTATTCCTTATCTCCGTCATGGAAAAGAAACATATTGCACTAGCAATGCAGTCCAg ATCAAGaacgatgatgatgacgatgaacAATGGCTGCAAGAGGCTTTGGCAAGTCTTGTGTATGTACCACCGTATATTGCTGGAT